The Calditrichota bacterium genome has a window encoding:
- a CDS encoding Nramp family divalent metal transporter codes for MTSLISKWTRKASPAWTRFLLFLSIMGPGLITANVDNDAGGITTYSQAGAHFGLTVLWIFIPMTIVLIMIQEMSNRMGVVTGKGLSDLIRERFGVKWTFYLMMALLATNFGNVVAEFSGIAAAGELFGISKWISVPIAAFIVWILVLKANYATIERVFLIAVIFYVAYIIAGVRAQPDWAKIGMALVTPEFKGGNAYLLMIIGLVGTTIAPWMQFYQQASVVEKEIPLKYYKYSRIDTIVGGIGVSVIALFIVVVCAETIYPQGILIEEASQAAQALAPVAGEFSALLFGFGLLNASLFGASILPMSTSYTICEAMGWESGVKYKFDEAKQFYIIYTALIVLGAAFVLIPGLPLIKVMFLSQVVNGVLLPFILVPMLIMVNDKKLMEEYVNGPVYNVICWIMVVVLSGLSLVYFGSLL; via the coding sequence ATGACTTCCTTGATCTCTAAATGGACTCGTAAAGCCTCGCCCGCATGGACGAGGTTTTTGTTGTTCCTTTCGATTATGGGACCGGGGTTGATCACGGCGAATGTCGACAACGACGCGGGCGGCATCACCACCTATTCGCAGGCGGGAGCGCACTTCGGATTGACCGTGTTGTGGATTTTCATTCCGATGACGATTGTCCTGATTATGATTCAGGAGATGTCGAACCGGATGGGAGTCGTGACGGGTAAGGGACTATCGGACTTGATCCGCGAACGGTTCGGAGTCAAGTGGACGTTCTATTTGATGATGGCGCTTTTGGCGACGAATTTCGGCAACGTGGTCGCGGAGTTTTCGGGCATCGCCGCCGCGGGAGAATTGTTCGGCATTTCGAAATGGATCTCAGTGCCGATTGCAGCGTTTATCGTGTGGATTTTGGTGTTGAAAGCGAACTACGCGACGATTGAGCGCGTGTTCTTGATCGCCGTGATCTTTTACGTCGCATATATTATCGCGGGAGTGCGCGCGCAACCGGACTGGGCCAAGATCGGGATGGCGCTCGTAACGCCGGAATTCAAAGGTGGAAACGCGTATCTTCTGATGATCATCGGTCTGGTGGGAACGACGATTGCGCCGTGGATGCAATTCTATCAACAGGCAAGCGTCGTCGAAAAAGAAATTCCGCTGAAGTACTACAAATACTCGCGGATCGACACAATTGTCGGAGGCATAGGCGTCAGCGTGATCGCGTTGTTCATCGTGGTGGTATGTGCCGAAACGATCTATCCGCAAGGGATTTTGATCGAAGAAGCATCGCAAGCCGCACAAGCACTTGCTCCGGTGGCCGGAGAGTTCAGCGCGTTGTTGTTCGGATTCGGTTTATTGAACGCGAGTTTGTTCGGCGCGTCGATTCTGCCGATGAGTACGAGCTACACGATTTGCGAAGCGATGGGCTGGGAGTCGGGTGTAAAATACAAATTCGACGAAGCGAAACAGTTCTATATTATCTACACGGCGCTGATTGTGCTGGGCGCCGCCTTTGTGCTGATTCCGGGACTGCCGCTGATCAAGGTGATGTTCCTCTCGCAGGTCGTGAACGGAGTCTTGCTGCCGTTCATTCTCGTGCCGATGCTGATCATGGTCAATGACAAGAAACTCATGGAAGAGTATGTCAACGGCCCGGTCTACAATGTGATATGCTGGATTATGGTGGTAGTGCTGAGTGGGTTGTCGCTGGTCTATTTTGGGAGTTTGCTGTAG
- a CDS encoding DEAD/DEAH box helicase: MSKEIEKIEEHTEFEHFELDERLLRGVVFMGYERPTPIQEQAIPPALKGLDVMGAAQTGTGKTAAFGLPILHRVLNEKHEKPMALVLSPTRELAVQIEDSFKHFAKYTKLKVLAVYGGVGYGPQMDGLKKGADVIVATPGRLLDHVARGTLSLDSLKMLVLDEADRMLDMGFLPDVRRIMARVPKERQTMLFSATFPDEVMRLSKEILIDPIHVQIGQKSSAARGLTHTAFPVPAHLKPDLLAEILIELNSPAVLIFTRTKHRADRIQKLLSKKEFEVTSLHSDRTQKQRMAALDGFKKGKFNVMVATDIAARGIDVSGITHVINYDLPATAEDYVHRTGRTARAEKLGDALTLVAPDEEILLREIEKHLGQQMTRSALNHFDYMKPAPEKANSLQKTSGTIGPQTKSFQSSHRRPKIPRRTGR, from the coding sequence GTGAGTAAAGAAATCGAGAAGATCGAAGAGCACACCGAGTTTGAACATTTTGAACTCGACGAGCGGCTGCTGAGGGGAGTGGTATTTATGGGGTACGAGCGTCCGACGCCGATTCAGGAGCAGGCGATTCCGCCCGCACTGAAAGGGCTCGACGTGATGGGCGCGGCGCAAACGGGAACAGGCAAGACGGCTGCGTTCGGTTTGCCGATTTTGCACCGTGTGTTGAACGAAAAGCATGAGAAGCCGATGGCGCTTGTGCTGTCGCCGACACGTGAACTCGCCGTTCAGATCGAAGACTCGTTCAAGCATTTCGCAAAATACACGAAGCTGAAAGTGCTCGCGGTGTACGGCGGCGTGGGCTACGGTCCGCAGATGGACGGATTGAAAAAGGGTGCGGACGTCATCGTGGCGACTCCCGGAAGATTGCTTGATCACGTCGCGCGCGGAACGCTCTCGCTGGACTCGTTGAAGATGCTCGTGCTCGACGAAGCGGACCGCATGCTTGACATGGGATTTTTGCCGGACGTGCGCAGAATCATGGCGCGCGTGCCAAAGGAACGGCAGACGATGCTGTTCTCGGCGACGTTTCCGGATGAAGTGATGCGGCTTTCTAAAGAGATATTGATTGATCCGATTCACGTTCAAATCGGGCAAAAGAGCAGCGCGGCGCGCGGGTTGACGCACACGGCTTTTCCGGTGCCCGCGCACTTGAAACCGGATTTGCTCGCGGAGATTTTGATTGAGTTAAATTCTCCGGCGGTGCTGATCTTTACGAGGACGAAACACCGCGCAGACCGGATTCAGAAACTGCTCTCGAAGAAAGAATTCGAAGTAACGAGCCTGCACAGCGACCGCACGCAGAAGCAACGCATGGCGGCACTCGACGGTTTCAAGAAGGGTAAGTTCAATGTGATGGTGGCGACGGATATCGCGGCGCGCGGCATCGACGTGTCAGGGATCACGCATGTGATCAACTACGACTTGCCTGCGACGGCGGAAGATTATGTGCATCGCACCGGTCGCACTGCACGTGCGGAAAAATTGGGCGACGCGCTGACGCTGGTCGCGCCGGATGAAGAGATTTTGCTGCGCGAAATCGAAAAACATTTGGGGCAGCAGATGACGCGCTCAGCGCTGAATCACTTTGATTACATGAAGCCTGCGCCGGAAAAAGCGAATAGCTTGCAAAAGACGAGCGGCACGATTGGCCCGCAGACGAAGAGTTTTCAGTCGTCGCACCGCCGGCCAAAGATTCCGCGAAGAACGGGTAGATAA
- a CDS encoding magnesium transporter produces MSTRLPEELVYLSSMLGRPAYSRTLGTGMGKVWDVIAQVTEMFPEVKGLVLRNGGRLVLYPATGMEYFDFLKSRRLKVDEHKIIPLELTGDDISIRETLWDRQIVDVEGAKVVRVNDVQLLVGERQWVVHVDVGVSGLARRLGYETALRKAARVLGRKFDDELISWKFVQPISDTQDAPGPVRLKVGAQRLKELHPGEIADILEELSHEQRQVMVASMDIETAAEALEETDYDVQKAILENLEPERAADIIEEMEPSIAADLLSDLDTTASEKIISEFEYEDERAEITELMSYEEETAGALMTTDYLELSEDKTVEDALELLRDNAEEIEAYYYIYVHDDDGVLTGVVSMRNLLLTDPALQIGNIMSGRLITLPLDASLQDIAENFLRYNFLFIPIVDENGVQKGVVSFKDSLDDLMPTLYKTWKKD; encoded by the coding sequence ATGTCCACCCGCCTCCCTGAAGAATTGGTTTACCTGTCCTCAATGCTGGGCAGGCCCGCCTATTCCCGTACTTTGGGAACAGGAATGGGAAAGGTGTGGGACGTCATCGCGCAGGTGACGGAGATGTTTCCCGAGGTGAAGGGGCTCGTGCTCAGGAATGGGGGACGGTTGGTGCTCTATCCGGCAACGGGAATGGAGTATTTTGACTTTTTGAAGTCGCGCCGCCTAAAAGTCGACGAGCACAAGATCATCCCGTTGGAGCTTACGGGAGATGATATCTCCATTCGCGAGACTCTGTGGGACCGACAGATTGTCGACGTCGAAGGGGCAAAAGTCGTGCGTGTGAACGACGTGCAGCTTCTTGTGGGCGAACGGCAATGGGTAGTACACGTCGACGTGGGTGTGTCGGGACTTGCACGCCGTTTGGGCTACGAGACCGCGCTGCGCAAGGCGGCAAGAGTGCTGGGCCGCAAATTTGACGACGAGTTAATTTCGTGGAAGTTCGTACAGCCGATCAGCGACACTCAGGATGCACCCGGGCCCGTCAGATTGAAGGTTGGTGCTCAGCGGCTCAAGGAGCTGCATCCGGGTGAAATTGCCGACATTCTCGAAGAGCTGAGCCACGAACAGCGGCAGGTGATGGTGGCCTCGATGGACATCGAGACGGCCGCCGAAGCACTCGAAGAGACGGACTACGACGTACAAAAAGCGATCTTGGAGAATCTTGAGCCGGAGCGCGCGGCGGACATCATCGAAGAGATGGAGCCGTCGATTGCCGCGGACTTGCTCTCGGATCTCGATACGACCGCGTCGGAAAAGATCATCAGCGAATTCGAGTACGAAGACGAGCGCGCGGAAATCACGGAGCTGATGAGCTACGAGGAAGAAACCGCTGGCGCGTTGATGACCACGGACTATCTCGAGCTCTCGGAAGACAAAACGGTGGAGGACGCGCTCGAACTGTTGCGCGACAACGCCGAAGAGATAGAGGCCTACTACTACATCTACGTGCACGACGACGACGGTGTTCTGACGGGTGTGGTGTCCATGCGGAATCTGCTGTTAACGGATCCCGCTTTGCAAATCGGGAACATCATGTCGGGCCGCTTGATTACGCTGCCGCTCGACGCGAGTTTACAAGACATCGCGGAGAATTTCCTGCGATACAATTTTTTGTTCATCCCGATTGTGGATGAAAACGGAGTACAAAAGGGCGTGGTAAGTTTCAAGGATTCGCTCGACGACCTGATGCCGACGCTCTACAAGACGTGGAAGAAGGATTAG
- a CDS encoding DUF1015 domain-containing protein, whose translation MARIHPFRGLTYSPALAAKLDQLVTQPYDKIDRALQEKYYARDPHNVIRIIKSDETVTNPESTYPGAAATLKQWIADGTLVEAKGPAFYLYYQTFNFLGNKYVRKGFMASVMLDEENVKSHEHTLAGPKADRLRLLKALETNDELIFMLYSDPDGESVKLMDSIAANHKPALECRDDYGELHQVWVADDPETVAKLQTLVSSCDLFIADGHHRYETACNFKRECVEHGWKPGENQGFDHRMMGLFPMEDPGLVILPTHRLIRNVENFSGPKLLAALGENFKITPLSSAEALFAEMDTFETDQVFGMKAIGTNDEFYFLETREQGGPNRTLGVTILHSTILENELGIDAKVLSAGTHVDYVRSRQESIDAVGKDGIQAAFILNPTSVEDVKTVAAAGKRMPQKSTDFYPKLLAGLVMMKLDILK comes from the coding sequence ATGGCCCGTATTCACCCGTTTCGCGGTTTGACCTATTCCCCTGCACTCGCCGCGAAGCTCGACCAATTGGTTACTCAACCGTATGACAAGATTGATCGCGCCCTGCAGGAGAAGTATTACGCACGCGATCCGCACAATGTTATTCGTATCATTAAGTCCGACGAAACCGTCACCAACCCCGAATCCACCTACCCCGGCGCCGCCGCGACCCTGAAACAATGGATCGCCGACGGCACTCTCGTAGAAGCAAAGGGGCCGGCGTTTTATCTCTATTATCAAACTTTCAATTTTCTCGGCAACAAGTACGTTCGCAAGGGATTCATGGCCTCAGTCATGCTCGACGAAGAAAACGTCAAGTCCCACGAACACACTTTGGCCGGACCCAAGGCCGACCGCTTGCGGCTGCTCAAAGCTCTCGAAACCAATGACGAGCTAATCTTTATGCTCTACTCTGATCCCGACGGAGAGAGCGTGAAACTCATGGACTCGATAGCGGCCAATCACAAACCCGCGCTCGAGTGCCGCGACGACTACGGCGAACTGCATCAAGTCTGGGTCGCCGATGATCCCGAAACAGTCGCAAAACTTCAAACACTCGTTTCAAGCTGCGATCTGTTCATCGCGGACGGTCATCACCGCTATGAAACGGCTTGCAATTTCAAACGCGAATGCGTCGAGCACGGTTGGAAGCCCGGCGAAAATCAAGGCTTCGATCATCGCATGATGGGACTTTTCCCGATGGAAGATCCCGGACTCGTGATTTTGCCCACGCACCGTTTGATTCGCAACGTCGAAAATTTCTCCGGCCCCAAACTTCTGGCTGCGCTCGGAGAAAACTTCAAGATCACTCCACTCTCGTCAGCCGAAGCGCTCTTCGCGGAGATGGACACCTTCGAGACCGATCAAGTCTTCGGCATGAAAGCGATTGGCACAAACGACGAGTTCTACTTCCTTGAAACGCGTGAGCAGGGCGGACCGAACCGTACGTTGGGCGTGACCATTTTGCATTCGACGATTCTCGAGAATGAACTCGGCATCGACGCGAAAGTTCTCTCCGCGGGCACGCACGTCGACTATGTCCGCAGTCGTCAAGAATCCATCGACGCCGTCGGCAAAGACGGTATTCAAGCGGCATTCATTCTAAATCCCACCAGCGTCGAAGACGTCAAAACCGTCGCCGCCGCAGGCAAGAGAATGCCGCAAAAATCCACAGACTTCTATCCCAAACTCCTCGCAGGTTTGGTGATGATGAAGCTCGACATTCTAAAGTAG
- a CDS encoding T9SS type A sorting domain-containing protein gives MKQALLTLLCTLSALAQWPTDPAQNLLICNHTGEAVVPKIAATSDGGCYVTWWDHTSGNYDVYLQRFDSAGVPQWTVPCGILVSNHPTETWLTDWDMVVDLEDYCIIAVNDSRGGSDRDIYAYRISPDGQFAWGADGITLSANNGFEPDPRIAIASNGDIAFAWQEDNVIHLRRVNVAGQDVFTPSTITLTHELPLSIPRICGTNDNAIVLSYLIQQGTQFTSPRHIYVQKFSEAGATLWNPNGLPVMTTNGIGIQMKPDIVHDGRDGAYSFWYDTRNNVHHVYVQHINSGGIVEWQENGVQVDLSASELQMSPSAILVPEGIAVFYQSTNTLQSLGGVDAQLLDSTGSYLWSANGVTVTPWSPEPCFNVRAHRQTTNYSVFYSQYAEGSAINTLLRASQLDPGGNPTWTPPIKDLCTVVSEKGRPYTCVNPQSQIIACWPDARGGAMNMYLQNINADGELGPNSVFPPEIVITSPEDSATVNTEDIDIVFEVHNILIDPNNGDGYVSVTVNDQDPTSTNEVAPYPVTLNLGWNMITMEILDLDQQPFDPPAIDSVHVLYEPNSPSIVITTPVNGALLVDSVTFVFAVENFDVSDSGGDGHILLLVDADDDMIHDTVDIFDVTPYLYFFGGRSTENNVPLIMSLRDNQGHELVPPAADTVIVDITHIIAADDPILQPSSFSLHEAYPNPFNASVTLSYDVPTPARVSLDVIDIMGRKVTTLVSENSTAGTHSIQWQADHSPSGLYFVRLTSGSFTQTQKIILLK, from the coding sequence ATGAAACAAGCACTACTCACTCTGCTCTGCACCCTCTCCGCACTTGCCCAATGGCCGACTGATCCGGCTCAAAACCTGCTGATCTGCAATCACACCGGCGAAGCGGTGGTGCCGAAAATCGCAGCCACGTCCGACGGCGGATGTTACGTCACGTGGTGGGATCACACCTCGGGCAACTACGACGTCTATCTGCAAAGATTCGACAGCGCTGGAGTGCCGCAATGGACTGTGCCCTGCGGTATTTTGGTTTCCAATCATCCCACGGAAACGTGGCTCACCGATTGGGACATGGTCGTTGATCTTGAAGACTACTGCATCATCGCCGTGAATGACAGCCGCGGAGGGAGCGACCGTGACATCTATGCGTATCGCATCAGCCCCGACGGTCAATTCGCGTGGGGCGCCGACGGCATCACCTTATCCGCCAACAACGGATTCGAACCCGACCCGCGCATTGCAATTGCTTCCAACGGAGATATTGCCTTCGCGTGGCAAGAAGATAATGTCATTCATCTCCGCCGTGTGAATGTCGCGGGACAAGACGTCTTTACGCCATCGACGATCACGCTCACGCACGAGCTTCCTTTGTCCATTCCGCGCATTTGCGGCACCAACGACAATGCAATTGTTCTCTCTTATCTGATTCAACAGGGCACGCAGTTCACGTCGCCGCGGCATATCTACGTGCAAAAATTCTCCGAAGCCGGTGCGACTTTGTGGAATCCCAATGGATTGCCCGTGATGACCACCAACGGCATTGGCATTCAGATGAAACCTGACATTGTTCACGACGGCCGTGACGGAGCGTATTCCTTCTGGTATGACACGCGCAACAACGTGCATCACGTCTACGTGCAGCACATCAACTCCGGCGGTATCGTGGAATGGCAGGAAAACGGCGTGCAGGTTGATCTTTCGGCCAGCGAGTTGCAAATGTCCCCTTCTGCGATCTTGGTTCCCGAAGGCATCGCCGTTTTCTACCAATCAACCAATACGCTTCAATCGCTGGGCGGGGTAGACGCGCAATTGTTGGATTCGACGGGCAGCTATTTGTGGAGCGCCAACGGCGTCACCGTTACTCCGTGGTCGCCCGAGCCGTGTTTCAATGTCCGCGCACACCGTCAGACCACAAACTATAGTGTCTTCTATTCGCAGTATGCGGAGGGCAGCGCGATCAATACGCTCTTGCGTGCAAGCCAGCTTGATCCGGGCGGCAATCCAACGTGGACCCCACCTATCAAAGACCTCTGCACCGTGGTCAGCGAGAAGGGCAGACCCTACACATGCGTGAATCCGCAAAGCCAGATTATCGCTTGCTGGCCGGATGCGCGCGGCGGCGCGATGAACATGTACTTGCAGAACATCAATGCGGACGGTGAACTCGGACCGAACTCCGTTTTCCCGCCTGAAATTGTGATCACGTCTCCCGAAGATTCTGCGACGGTAAACACTGAAGACATTGACATTGTCTTCGAAGTTCACAATATCCTGATTGATCCCAACAACGGCGACGGCTATGTTTCCGTCACGGTAAACGATCAAGATCCCACTTCTACGAATGAAGTCGCACCCTATCCCGTGACGTTGAATTTGGGCTGGAACATGATCACGATGGAAATTCTCGATCTTGATCAACAGCCCTTCGATCCACCGGCAATCGATTCGGTGCATGTGCTCTACGAACCAAATTCTCCCAGTATTGTGATCACAACACCGGTAAACGGTGCCTTGTTGGTCGACTCGGTGACTTTTGTTTTTGCAGTTGAGAATTTTGACGTGTCCGATTCCGGTGGAGACGGTCACATTCTGCTTCTTGTGGATGCAGACGATGATATGATTCACGACACGGTTGACATCTTTGATGTCACTCCGTATTTGTACTTCTTTGGCGGTCGGAGTACCGAGAACAATGTGCCATTAATCATGAGCCTGAGGGACAACCAAGGACACGAGCTTGTTCCCCCCGCAGCGGACACGGTGATCGTGGATATCACGCACATCATTGCCGCCGACGATCCCATCCTTCAGCCTTCATCCTTCAGCCTTCACGAGGCCTATCCCAACCCGTTCAATGCATCGGTAACTCTCTCCTACGATGTCCCCACCCCCGCGCGCGTCTCGCTTGACGTCATTGACATCATGGGAAGAAAAGTTACCACACTCGTGAGTGAAAATTCTACGGCCGGAACCCATTCCATCCAGTGGCAAGCAGACCATTCCCCCAGCGGACTCTACTTTGTCAGACTTACGTCTGGCTCCTTTACTCAAACACAGAAGATTATTCTACTTAAATAA